The genomic DNA GAAGCGGGCAAGGCGCTCCGCGCAATGGGTCACGAGGTCGTCCTCGCTCGCTTCCATGCCGGCCTTGATCTGGATATAGGCCGCCGGCACTTCGCCCCATTTGTCGTCGGGGATGCCGAAGACCGCGCATTCGGACACCGCGTCGTGCTCATAGAGCACGTTCTCGATCTCCTTGGGATAGACGTTTTCGCCGCCTGAGATGATCATGTCCTTCGAGCGGTCGACGAGCGTGACGAATCCCTCCTCGTCGACCGTGGCGAGATCGCCCGTCCAGCCCCAGCCCTTCCGGAAGAAATTCGCGGTCTGCTCGGGCTCCTTGTAGTATTCGAGCATCACGTTCTCGCCGCGCGAGACGAGTTCGCCGATCTCTCCCGCCTTCACGGGGTTTCCGTCGCGGTCTACGACCGCGACATCCACATTGTAGGCCTGACGCCCGACGGTGCCGAGCTTGGCGGGCAGATACCAGTGCCGGAGCACCGTCAGCACGCCTACCTCGGACTGGCCATAGATCTGCGTCAGCTTCACGTCCGGCAACTTCTCCAGCATCTCGCGCTGCACCCAGTCGGGCATCGGCGCGCCCGCGAAGGACAGCTTCGTCCAGGTCTTGAAATTGGCGGCGTCGAAATTCGGATCGCTGACGACCATGCTGGCCTGGGTCGGCACCATGAAGGCCGCCGTCATGCCGCTCTCGCGCGCCATGGCGGCGAAGTCGGCAACGTTCCATTTGGACAGGAACGTGGAGGTCGCGCCGGCGAGGACCGCGGGCTGGAACATGATGTTGAGCGCGGCGACATGGAAGAGCGGCGTCACGATTCCGACGACGTCGCGCTCGTCGATAGCCTCTTCGACCATGACCGTGTGAGCCGTGATCATGCGGTTGCGGTGACTTGTCAGAACGCCCTTCGGGCGTCCTGTCGTGCCGCCCGTATAGGTCATGCTGAACGGATCGTCTTCATCGATCTCGACGGTGGGATAAGCCTCTGAACCCCGCGCGAGGATATCGTCGAACGGCACCGCGCCCTCGACCACGCCGCCGACGCTGATGAACGTCCTGATCTTGGGCAGGTTGGCGCGGATCGCCGCGACCTTCTCGGCGAAGACATGCTCGAAGATCAGGATTTCGACATCCGCCTTGTCGAGCACGTATTGCAGCTCTTCGGGCGCATAGAGAACCGAGACGTTGACCAGGACGCCGCCGGAACGCGCGGCGCCGAAAAAGGTGATGCCGTATTCCGTCCGGTTGCGGCTGACGATGCCGACCTTGGCGCCCTTCTCCACCCCCAGATCGATCAAGGCGTTCGCGAGCCGATTGGCCGCGAGATTGAGATCCCGGTAGCTCAGAGACGTGCCCTGCCAGAGGATGGCGGGCTTCGACGGAAAACGCTCGGCCGAGCGACGCAACATGTCACCAGTCAGCATCCAGTTCCTCCCTTGTTCTGCCTTGAATAACGTTCCGCTTCTGTCGGGGCGGGCGCGTGGACTTTCTCCGAGAGCAGTGTTATCCGCAATGTGTATTTGCGAAAAGCCTTTCCGCACAGCGGAAGAATGAGGGAGCGGCGATGGACCGAGGGGACCGACAATTCGTGGATGCTTTCGCCCGGGGGCTGGCCATTCTCGAGGCCCTGTCCCGGGTGCAGCGCCCATTGAGCAATGGCGAGCTCTCACGGGCGACGGGTCTTCCGCCCTCCACCGTCAGCCGGCTCACGCATACGGCGATGGAACTGGGCTATCTCCGCTTCAGCCAATCCAAGCGCGCCTACGAGCTGACGCCCAAGAACCTGACGCTCGGCTATCCTGTGCTCGCCGGGATGACGATGCTCGACCGCGCGAAGCCGCTGCTGAAGCAGCTGTCCGAAAAGACCGGCGAAACGGTAGGCCTCACCATCCGTGACGGACTCCACGTGACCTTCGTCGAAGTCGTGCAAGGCTCCGAACTCGTGGCGGTGCGGCTCGCGACGGGCGGCCGGCTGCCCATCGCGGTGTCGGCTGCGGGAATCGCGATGCTCGCGGCGATGCCGGAGCGGGATCGCCGTCTCATCGCCACGCGCGTTTCATCCCATCTTTCCAAGCGCGGCGGCAATGTCGACGCCTTCAAGGCCAATCTGGCGGAGGCCTGTGAGCTCGGCATCTCGTTCGTGCGCGACGCCTGGCGCCGCGGCATCGGCGGCATCGCCATCGGATTCGAGGACAACGGCGAGATGGGAGCCATCACCATCCCGATCGCCACCGGCAGCGTGAGCGAGGCGGACATGCGCGGCCGCCTCGCCGATGCGCTGAAGGACACCGTCGGATCCCTGTGGGGGCCGGCGGTCTGAGTTCACTCGGTCCAGACCGCGATGTCGAGCGCTGCACGGCGGCGCAGCCACTGGCTGGGGCGATAGCGGTCATCGCCCGTCAGTGACTGCAGGGCCGTCAGCACGGACAGGACGTAGCTCAGGCCCAACGACTGGGCGAATTCGAGCGGGCCTTTCGGATAATTGAGGCCGAGACGCATCGCCTTGTCGATATCGTGGGGGGCCGCCAGCCCCATCTGGGCCATCTCGCATCCGAGATTGGCCACCATGGCGACGATTCTCTGCGCGATGAAGCCGGCCGAATCCGCGATCACGGTCACGGCGCGGCCGCTCCCGATCAAGGCATCTGTGACCGACTGGCGGATCGCGGGATCGGAGCCGGGAGCCGTCATGAGGGTGATCCGCACGGAGGTGTCGAAGCTCAGATCCAAAGCCACGAGCCGGCGGGCATCGCATTTCGTCCGCGTGGCGAAGGCGGTCGCGTCTTCTCCGAGCGGCGCTCCCAGCAGCGGCGCGACGCCGTCGTCCTTGTCGAGAAGGGTCAGGTCCAGTTCGGCCGCCAGAGCCTTGAGCCGTTCGCCCGGCTCGACCAGGAAGACTGCCTTGGCGGCGGCGTCCGTACCCGCCGCATCAGCGGACGGCTTCTGCGCGCCCGCGCCGTAATCATAGAAGCCGCGTCCCGTCTTCCGGCCGAGTTGTCCGGTCTCGAGAAGGTAGCGATGGAAGGGCGTCGAACGCAGGCGCGGATCACCGAAGAAGCTCTCGTGGACGAAGCGCGTGACGGGAAAGTTCACGTCGATTCCGGTCAGGTCCATCAGTTCGAACGGCCCCATGCGGAAGCCGCAGCAATCGCGCATGACGGCATCGATCTGCGCAGGTGTCGCCACATTCTCGTTCAGGATGGCGAGCGCCTCGGTGGTGTAGGCGCGCCCGCCGAGATTGACGAGGAAGCCGGGCGTATCCCGCACGACGACCGGGTCACGGCCGAAGCGGCTCCCGAGCGCCACGAGCGTATCGATCACCGCGTCGGTCGTCTCGGGGCCAGGGATCACCTCCACGAGCCGCATCAGGGGAACCGGGTTGAAGAAATGCAGGCCTGCGATTCTCGTGCGATGCTTCAGCCCCGCAGCGATGGCCCCAATCGGCAGCGATGAGGTATTGGACGCAAGAATGGCGTCTTCCCGGACGATCTCCTCGAGAGTCTGGAACAGCGCGCGCTTGACGTCGAGATCCTCGACGATGGCCTCCACGACGACGTCGCAATCGGCGAGACCTTCAATCCGGTCGGCCACGTTCAGGCAGGCCACGGTGGCCTCGGCTTCCTCGGCCTTGAGCTTGCCCTCGTCGACCCGCTTCTTCAGGCGCTTCGCGATGTCGTTCCGGCTCTTCGCCGCGGCATCCGCACGCGTATCGAAGATCATCACCCTGACACCGGCAGTCGCCGCAACCTGCGCGATGCCGGTGCCCATGGCGCCGGCTCCGACGATGCCCAGGGTGATCTGGGATTCGTTGGTGGTCCCCATTGTTCTTGTCCTTTTGCTGCCTCGGGCAAATCCGTATCACGCGCGAGCCTCGCTGCTGCCGGAGCAGGAGGGGCCAGTGCGTGAACGGCTTGCGGAATGGCGTTCCCGAATGGCCTCTAAAAGAGCGTCGGGCAGCATTACGGTCAAGCGAAATTGCGGAAAACTATTCCGCTGTGCGGAACACTTTCCGCCGTTTTCCCGCTCCCGCTCCGCTAGAGTGGCGGCGCCCGACGGGCTGTCATCATATTCACCTACCGAGCTCGAACCTGCTGATGTCGAACGACATTCCCGACCTGACCGGCCCGCACGCCGCACCTGTCCTGATGGAACGAGGCGAGGGCTATCGCATCCTGACCCTCAACCGGCCCGCGCGCCTGAACGCCTTCAACATCGCCATGCACGAAGCGTTGATGAGGGCCCTCGACGAAGCCGACGCGGATGCGGATTGCCGGGCCGTGATCCTCACGGGCGCGGGGCGCGGCTTCTCCACGGGCCAGGATCTCGCGGACCGGATTCGTCCCGACGGATCGGCACCCGATCTCGGCGACAGCCTCGAGCGATATTACAACCC from Microvirga sp. TS319 includes the following:
- a CDS encoding 3-hydroxyacyl-CoA dehydrogenase; translation: MGTTNESQITLGIVGAGAMGTGIAQVAATAGVRVMIFDTRADAAAKSRNDIAKRLKKRVDEGKLKAEEAEATVACLNVADRIEGLADCDVVVEAIVEDLDVKRALFQTLEEIVREDAILASNTSSLPIGAIAAGLKHRTRIAGLHFFNPVPLMRLVEVIPGPETTDAVIDTLVALGSRFGRDPVVVRDTPGFLVNLGGRAYTTEALAILNENVATPAQIDAVMRDCCGFRMGPFELMDLTGIDVNFPVTRFVHESFFGDPRLRSTPFHRYLLETGQLGRKTGRGFYDYGAGAQKPSADAAGTDAAAKAVFLVEPGERLKALAAELDLTLLDKDDGVAPLLGAPLGEDATAFATRTKCDARRLVALDLSFDTSVRITLMTAPGSDPAIRQSVTDALIGSGRAVTVIADSAGFIAQRIVAMVANLGCEMAQMGLAAPHDIDKAMRLGLNYPKGPLEFAQSLGLSYVLSVLTALQSLTGDDRYRPSQWLRRRAALDIAVWTE
- a CDS encoding class I adenylate-forming enzyme family protein, producing the protein MLTGDMLRRSAERFPSKPAILWQGTSLSYRDLNLAANRLANALIDLGVEKGAKVGIVSRNRTEYGITFFGAARSGGVLVNVSVLYAPEELQYVLDKADVEILIFEHVFAEKVAAIRANLPKIRTFISVGGVVEGAVPFDDILARGSEAYPTVEIDEDDPFSMTYTGGTTGRPKGVLTSHRNRMITAHTVMVEEAIDERDVVGIVTPLFHVAALNIMFQPAVLAGATSTFLSKWNVADFAAMARESGMTAAFMVPTQASMVVSDPNFDAANFKTWTKLSFAGAPMPDWVQREMLEKLPDVKLTQIYGQSEVGVLTVLRHWYLPAKLGTVGRQAYNVDVAVVDRDGNPVKAGEIGELVSRGENVMLEYYKEPEQTANFFRKGWGWTGDLATVDEEGFVTLVDRSKDMIISGGENVYPKEIENVLYEHDAVSECAVFGIPDDKWGEVPAAYIQIKAGMEASEDDLVTHCAERLARFKRPRVVKFVAEFPKTPIGKIQKNILREPYWKDREKKI
- a CDS encoding IclR family transcriptional regulator, encoding MDRGDRQFVDAFARGLAILEALSRVQRPLSNGELSRATGLPPSTVSRLTHTAMELGYLRFSQSKRAYELTPKNLTLGYPVLAGMTMLDRAKPLLKQLSEKTGETVGLTIRDGLHVTFVEVVQGSELVAVRLATGGRLPIAVSAAGIAMLAAMPERDRRLIATRVSSHLSKRGGNVDAFKANLAEACELGISFVRDAWRRGIGGIAIGFEDNGEMGAITIPIATGSVSEADMRGRLADALKDTVGSLWGPAV
- a CDS encoding enoyl-CoA hydratase/isomerase family protein, translated to MSNDIPDLTGPHAAPVLMERGEGYRILTLNRPARLNAFNIAMHEALMRALDEADADADCRAVILTGAGRGFSTGQDLADRIRPDGSAPDLGDSLERYYNP